One genomic segment of Mangifera indica cultivar Alphonso chromosome 6, CATAS_Mindica_2.1, whole genome shotgun sequence includes these proteins:
- the LOC123217922 gene encoding putative yippee-like protein Os10g0369500 produces MGRLFTESLTGPRIFKCKSCKMDSASRDDIVSKNFQGRFGRAYLFRSVVNVSLGPTEERVLISGLHTVKDLHCSSCQQLLGWKYEKAYEESQKYKEGMYILEKERMLKSGW; encoded by the exons atgggTCGTTTATTTACAGAGTCATTAACCGGGCCTCGAATCTTCAAGTGCAAGAGTTGTAAGATGGACTCTGCTTCACGCGATGACATCGTTTCCAAGAACTTCCAGGGCCGTTTCGGCCGCGCTTATCTTTTCCGATCAGT GGTAAACGTATCTCTTGGGCCTACAGAAGAGAGGGTTCTCATCAGTGGGTTGCACACTGTTAAAGATCTGCATTGTAGCTCTTGTCAGCAATTACTGGGTTGGAAATAC GAGAAAGCCTATGAAGAGAGCCAGAAGTACAAAGAAGGAATGTACATCCTGGAAAAGGAAAGAATGTTGAAATCAGGTTGGTGA
- the LOC123217921 gene encoding ras-related protein RABA5a-like produces MDINGKEIKAQIWDTAGQERFRAVTSAYYRGAVGALLVYDISRRQTFESIDRWLNELHTHSDMNVVTILVGNKSDLRGAREVTTEEGKGLAQQNGLFFMETSALDSLNVTAAFQTVVREIYNILSSKVKKSQELKNNKDSTPLPNAKTLVLGEKTESAAAAENGAPKNAGCCST; encoded by the exons ATGGATATTAATGGAAAGGAAATCAAGGCACAGATCTGGGATACAGCAGGTCAGGAGCGGTTCAGGGCTGTTACATCTGCATATTACCGAGGTGCAGTTGGAGCTCTTCTGGTGTATGACATCAGTAGACGACAGACATTTGAGAGCATTGACAGATGGCTAAATGAACTTCACA CGCACTCAGACATGAATGTAGTAACCATACTAGTAGGCAACAAGTCAGATCTCAGGGGCGCGAGGGAGGTAACAACTGAGGAGGGGAAGGGCTTGGCACAGCAAAATGGCTTGTTTTTCATGGAGACTTCAGCTCTAGATTCCTTGAATGTTACAGCTGCCTTTCAGACTGTTGTCAGAGAGATCTACAATATATTAAGTAGTAAAGTGAAGAAATCACAAGAGCTGAAAAACAACAAGGATTCCACCCCATTGCCAAATGCAAAGACTCTGGTTTTAGGAGAGAAAACTGaatcagcagcagcagcagaaAATGGGGCGCCTAAAAATGCTGGATGTTGTTCAACTTAA
- the LOC123219579 gene encoding cytochrome b561 and DOMON domain-containing protein At5g47530-like — MVEMLKIVFIVSVLICLIISSSFADQQACSKYSFSDNRRFASCIDLPVLDSFIHYNYESSSGNLDVAFRKTGISTPTWIAWAINPAATGMVGSQALVAYQKADGKMKAYTSPITSYKTSLEEGKLSFGVSDLTATFAKNEMTIFATLTLGEGNTTVNQVWQEGPLSDDAPEMHSTSGGNVQSMGKLNLLSGTASSSGAGNSKSTGRNIHGILNAVSWGIMMPTGAILARYLKVFKSSIGPLWFNLHVGCQASAYVIGVAGVGTGLKLGAESPGVEYSTHRKIGITLLCLGTLQAFALLLRPKPDHKYRIFWNFYHHSCGYTAIILGVVNIYKGFQILQPGGPWKQAYTGIIIALAATAVVLEVFTLFIVIKRKREENSDKI; from the exons ATGGTGGAAATGTTGAAGATTGTGTTCATTGTTTCAGTTTTGATATGTCTTATAATATCATCTTCATTTGCTGATCAGCAAGCCTGTAGCAAATATTCCTTCTCTGATAACCGTCGGTTTGCCTCGTGTATTGATCTTCCTGTGTTGGACTCTTTCATACATTACAATTATGAATCTTCATCTGGGAATCTTGATGTTGCGTTCAGGAAGACGGGGATTTCGACTCCCACTTGGATAGCTTGGGCTATTAATCCTGCAGCAACCGGCATGGTTGGTTCTCAGGCTCTGGTAGCCTACCAAAAAGCTGATGGAAAAATGAAGGCTTATACTTCGCCAATTACTTCATATAAAACAAGTTTGGAAGAGGGGAAGCTCAGTTTCGGGGTCTCTGATTTGACTGCAACTTTTGCCAAGAACGAGATGACCATTTTTGCCACATTGACGCTTGGTGAAGGCAACACTACTGTGAATCAAGTTTGGCAGGAGGGCCCTCTTTCGGATGATGCTCCTGAAATGCATAGCACAAGTGGTGGCAATGTTCAATCCATGGGGAAATTGAATCTTCTTTCTGGTACTGCTTCATCTTCTGGTGCAGGAAACTCGAAATCAACAGGCCGTAAT ATTCATGGGATCCTGAATGCAGTTAGTTGGGGCATTATGATGCCAACTGGGGCTATTTTAGCAAGGTACTTGAAGGTGTTTAAATCTTCTATAGGGCCTCTCTGGTTTAACCTTCATGTTGGTTGCCAAGCATCAGCATATGTTATTGGCGTTGCCGGGGTAGGAACTGGCCTCAAACTCGGAGCTGAATCTCCTGGAGTTGAATATTCAACTCATAGGAAAATTGGCATAACGCTCCTCTGCCTTGGAACACTTCAG GCATTTGCACTGCTTCTTAGGCCAAAACCAGATCACAAATACAGGATTTTCTGGAATTTCTATCACCACTCATGTGGATACACAGCCATAATTCTGGGTGTGGTTAACATATACAAAGGATTCCAAATCTTGCAACCAGGGGGTCCCTGGAAGCAAGCTTACACTGGAATTATAATAGCTTTGGCTGCTACAGCTGTGGTGTTGGAAGTTTTCACGTTGTTTATAGTGATCAAGAGAAAAAGGGAAGAGAATTCTGACAAGATATAA
- the LOC123219823 gene encoding U-box domain-containing protein 4 yields the protein MVSLEDSNSSSSRRFPLRQNFYSPSSVSTSKVHRSPARSMRTIRSNLYQDENSCSFTTVPDNSGYMSENLTESVIDMRLGELATKLLDAKSAKSNSSEDDFLNVSQAFSDFSVCSSDISGELQRLACLPSPENNPSQRSENYRQGELEAETEPEPEPCLGFLQRESFSTEIIESISPEDLQPTVKICIDGLQSSSIAVKRSAAAKLRLLAKNRSDNRVLIGESGAIPALIPLLKCSDPWTQEHAVTALLNLSLHENNKSIITNAGAIKSLVYVLKTGTETSKQNAACALLSLALIEENKNSIGACGAIPPLVSLLITGSNRGKKDALTTLYKLCSLKQNKERAVSAGAVRPLVAMLAGQGEGMAEKAMVVLSLLAGIAEGQDAIVDENGIATLVEAIEDGSVKGKEFAVLTLLQLCAESVRNRGLLVREGGIPPLVALSQTGSVRAKHKAETLLGYLREPRQEASSSSP from the exons atgGTTTCGTTGGAAGATTCTAATTCTTCTTCAAGTCGGCGGTTTCCTTTAAGACAGAATTTCTACTCACCGTCTTCGGTTTCGACCTCCAAAGTCCACCGGAGTCCCGCCAGATCCATGCGTACAATTCGTTCAAATCTCTATCAAGACGAAAACAGTTGTTCCTTCACAACTGTTCCCGATAATTCGGGCTACATGTCCGAGAATCTGACTGAGTCGGTTATCGACATGAGACTTGGCGAGCTTGCAACCAAACTGCTTGACGCGAAATCGGCCAAGTCCAACTCATCAGAAGACGATTTCTTGAATGTCTCTCAAGCTTTCAGCGATTTCTCGGTCTGTAGCAGTGATATTTCGGGCGAGTTACAGCGTCTCGCGTGCTTACCGTCACCTGAAAACAATCCCTCTCAGCGCAGTGAGAACTACCGTCAAGGTGAACTGGAAGCGGAGACAGAGCCAGAGCCAGAGCCGTGTTTGGGGTTTCTCCAAAGGGAAAGCTTCTCAACCGAAATAATCGAAAGCATTTCGCCAGAAGATCTTCAACCGACGGTCAAGATCTGCATCGATGGTCTTCAATCCTCATCGATCGCCGTCAAGCGATCAGCCGCAGCAAAACTGAGACTTCTAGCAAAAAACCGGTCCGATAATCGAGTACTTATTGGCGAATCGGGTGCCATACCGGCCTTAATTCCCCTCCTTAAATGCAGCGATCCATGGACTCAAGAGCATGCTGTAACAGCTTTATTGAACCTCTCTTTGCACGAGAACAACAAATCCATAATCACAAACGCAGGGGCAATAAAGTCTCTTGTATATGTTCTCAAAACCGGTACCGAAACTTCAAAGCAAAACGCAGCCTGTGCTCTCCTGAGTCTGGCTCTGATAGAAGAGAATAAAAATTCCATAGGCGCATGTGGGGCGATTCCACCATTAGTTTCATTGCTAATAACCGGTTCAAACAGAGGGAAGAAAGATGCTTTAACAACATTGTACAAGCTTTGTTCGTTGAAGCAAAACAAGGAGAGGGCAGTGAGCGCCGGGGCGGTGAGGCCTTTGGTAGCGATGTTGGCGGGGCAAGGTGAGGGAATGGCGGAGAAGGCCATGGTGGTGTTGAGCTTGTTGGCGGGGATTGCGGAGGGGCAAGACGCGATTGTTGATGAAAATGGAATTGCTACTCTTGTGGAGGCTATTGAAGATGGGAGTGTCAAGGGGAAGGAGTTCGCTGTGTTGACATTGTTGCAGCTCTGTGCTGAGAGTGTTAGAAACAGAGGGTTGCTGGTTAGAGAAGGAGGGATTCCTCCTCTTGTGGCGCTTTCACAAACGGGGAGTGTCAGAGCTAAGCATAAG GCTGAAACTCTACTGGGGTATCTGAGAGAGCCAAGACAGGAGGCTTCATCCTCGAGTCCTTAG